One Burkholderia sp. PAMC 26561 genomic window carries:
- a CDS encoding pentapeptide MXKDX repeat protein, translating into MKLFITAALAATLALSGSMAFAQASDAMAHDSMAKDSMAKDSMSKDSMSKDSMSKDSMKKGDKMKKHDAMGMGHPASGAMAQ; encoded by the coding sequence ATGAAACTGTTTATCACGGCAGCACTCGCAGCAACACTCGCATTGAGCGGCTCCATGGCGTTTGCCCAGGCAAGCGATGCAATGGCCCACGATTCAATGGCGAAGGATTCAATGGCCAAAGACTCGATGTCGAAGGACTCGATGTCCAAGGATTCCATGTCGAAAGACTCGATGAAGAAGGGCGACAAGATGAAAAAGCACGATGCAATGGGCATGGGACATCCGGCATCCGGGGCCATGGCTCAGTAA
- a CDS encoding glutathione S-transferase family protein, producing MIRFYFHPTPNPAKVALFLEESGLAYEVIPIDTSKGEQHLPAFLSVNPNGKVPAIVDTDGPGGREARVFDSSAILLYLAEKTQRFAGTAADRPELLSWLFFISSGLGPFSGQAVHFQHAAPEKLPYAINRYRREIERHYRVLDEHLAQREYIVGQDYSIADMSAWGWLERAPRVLPGDVEPLAAFPNLRRFFDSISARPAVARARAVGRDLTFKRELDEQARRALFPSNYPDAAR from the coding sequence ATGATCCGCTTCTACTTTCACCCCACGCCGAACCCGGCAAAAGTCGCACTGTTTCTCGAAGAATCGGGACTGGCGTACGAGGTCATCCCCATCGATACCAGCAAAGGCGAACAGCATCTGCCCGCGTTTCTGAGCGTCAACCCGAATGGCAAGGTCCCGGCGATCGTGGATACGGACGGCCCCGGCGGCCGCGAAGCGCGCGTATTCGATTCCAGCGCGATCCTGCTATACCTCGCCGAGAAGACCCAGCGCTTTGCCGGCACAGCGGCAGACCGGCCCGAACTCCTCTCATGGCTGTTCTTCATCAGTTCGGGCCTTGGGCCGTTTTCGGGTCAGGCAGTGCATTTCCAGCATGCCGCGCCGGAAAAACTGCCATATGCGATCAACCGCTACAGACGGGAAATCGAACGTCATTACCGCGTGCTCGACGAACATCTGGCGCAGCGCGAATATATCGTCGGCCAGGATTATTCGATCGCCGACATGTCTGCCTGGGGCTGGCTCGAACGCGCGCCACGGGTTCTGCCGGGCGACGTGGAGCCGCTGGCTGCCTTCCCGAATCTGCGCCGTTTCTTCGATTCCATCAGCGCCCGGCCGGCTGTCGCCCGCGCACGCGCCGTCGGCCGCGACCTGACTTTCAAGCGCGAACTTGACGAACAAGCACGCCGTGCCCTCTTCCCATCAAATTATCCGGACGCCGCTCGCTGA
- a CDS encoding molybdopterin-dependent oxidoreductase: MKPIKPNRMTVDRESLIIDVKRELDMPSRRLFGKRIVTLGGLAMLTGCSISDDKSVETFLSRVSRLNDTVQGWLFDPNRLAPTYTEAQITRPFPFNAFYGVDDVPEVDGANFRLKVSGLVQDKKTWTLPELYALPKAEQITRHICVEGWSAIGRWGGTPFSEFLKRVGADTSAKYVGFKCADDYYESIDMPTALHSQTLLTFTYDGKLLPPKYGYPMKLRMPTKLGYKNPKHIMEIFVTNTFPGGYWVDQGYNWFGGS, encoded by the coding sequence ATGAAACCCATCAAGCCAAACCGCATGACTGTAGACCGTGAGTCGCTGATCATCGACGTGAAGCGTGAACTCGACATGCCTTCGCGCCGCCTTTTTGGCAAGCGCATCGTCACGCTTGGCGGCCTCGCGATGCTGACCGGTTGCAGCATCTCCGACGACAAGTCCGTCGAGACCTTCCTGTCCCGCGTCTCGCGCCTGAACGATACCGTGCAAGGCTGGCTCTTCGATCCTAACCGCCTCGCGCCCACCTATACAGAAGCGCAAATCACACGGCCGTTTCCGTTCAATGCGTTCTACGGCGTTGACGACGTTCCCGAAGTCGATGGTGCCAACTTTCGCTTGAAAGTAAGCGGTCTCGTTCAGGACAAGAAGACCTGGACCTTGCCTGAACTTTACGCGTTGCCGAAGGCCGAGCAGATCACACGGCACATCTGCGTGGAAGGCTGGAGCGCGATAGGGCGCTGGGGCGGAACGCCGTTCTCCGAGTTCCTCAAGCGCGTAGGCGCCGATACATCTGCGAAATACGTGGGCTTCAAATGCGCGGATGACTACTACGAGAGCATCGACATGCCGACGGCATTGCACTCGCAGACGCTCCTTACGTTCACGTATGACGGCAAGCTTCTGCCGCCCAAATATGGCTATCCGATGAAACTCAGGATGCCTACCAAACTCGGCTACAAGAATCCCAAACACATCATGGAGATTTTCGTCACCAACACGTTCCCTGGTGGTTATTGGGTTGATCAGGGCTACAACTGGTTCGGAGGTTCCTGA
- a CDS encoding cytochrome b/b6 domain-containing protein: MNTTHAARGIKGPARVIQPAWVRTTHWLNALAVILMMLSGWRIYDASPVFKGFMIPPGITLGGWLGGALQWHFAAMWLLVFNGLFYLAMNLATGRIRTKFFPLSLRTIFHDLIEALKGHLSHADPGKYNAVQKFAYLFVMIDIAVLILSGLAIWKSVQLPLLRDLMGGYDFARVVHFCAMSLLAAFIVVHLVMVSLVPRSLLTMIRGR; encoded by the coding sequence ATGAACACGACACATGCAGCACGCGGTATCAAGGGTCCTGCGAGAGTCATCCAGCCCGCATGGGTGCGCACCACGCACTGGCTCAACGCGCTTGCGGTGATCCTGATGATGCTGTCGGGATGGAGGATCTACGACGCATCACCAGTATTCAAGGGCTTCATGATCCCGCCGGGCATAACGTTGGGCGGCTGGCTCGGCGGCGCGCTGCAATGGCATTTCGCGGCAATGTGGCTGCTGGTGTTCAACGGTTTGTTCTACCTCGCGATGAACCTCGCCACGGGGCGCATCAGAACGAAGTTTTTCCCGCTGTCGCTGCGCACGATCTTTCATGACCTGATCGAAGCACTCAAGGGTCACCTCTCGCATGCCGATCCGGGCAAGTACAACGCGGTACAGAAATTCGCTTACCTGTTCGTGATGATCGATATTGCAGTGCTGATCTTGTCGGGTCTGGCCATCTGGAAGTCGGTGCAACTTCCTCTGCTGCGCGACCTGATGGGCGGATATGACTTCGCGCGCGTCGTCCACTTTTGCGCCATGTCGCTGCTGGCGGCGTTCATCGTGGTGCATCTGGTGATGGTCTCGCTCGTGCCGCGCTCGCTCCTCACCATGATTCGCGGCCGATGA
- the ddpX gene encoding D-alanyl-D-alanine dipeptidase: MPDHRLLIITPATHGVAIDLVYATDRNLTGKPIYNAAHCLLLSPAEAALRKAVELAGNIGMTLKIFDAYRPPQAQQVLWDFLPDPTYIADLKRGSNHSRGTAVDLTLVGANGHELDMGTGFDEMSVASEHFHAGLPEHVQRNRTLLLGVMHGAGFMHIPSEWWHYELPGSRELPVIDNADSGPLRLM, from the coding sequence ATGCCCGATCACCGTTTGCTGATAATCACTCCCGCCACACATGGCGTCGCCATCGACCTGGTCTACGCCACAGACCGCAATCTCACCGGCAAGCCGATCTACAACGCGGCGCACTGCCTGCTGCTGAGCCCCGCTGAAGCGGCGTTGAGAAAGGCTGTCGAGCTTGCCGGAAACATTGGCATGACGCTCAAGATCTTCGATGCCTACCGGCCTCCGCAAGCGCAGCAAGTGCTCTGGGACTTCCTGCCCGACCCCACCTATATCGCTGACCTGAAGCGCGGCTCGAACCACAGCCGCGGGACGGCGGTCGACCTCACGCTTGTCGGCGCCAACGGGCACGAACTCGACATGGGTACGGGTTTCGACGAAATGTCGGTTGCATCCGAACACTTTCACGCTGGCTTGCCCGAGCATGTGCAGCGCAACCGCACGCTTTTGCTAGGCGTCATGCACGGCGCGGGTTTCATGCATATTCCAAGCGAGTGGTGGCATTACGAATTGCCCGGCTCGCGTGAACTTCCGGTCATCGACAATGCGGACAGCGGCCCTTTGCGTCTGATGTAA
- a CDS encoding DUF1109 domain-containing protein, protein MKTDDLISLLSTGVTPVDTGLSRRRFVRALLLGGMGSFVLMLAVYGLRHDLAVVSRTPLFWARFAFPATLAACALFLAARLSRPGTNIGAFWAMPAVPILVVWSAAVAVLCLASPDARIPLVMGTTWRSCPFNIVLLSVPAFVAVFWAIRGLAPTRLRLAGAAGGMLAGTIATMAYCLHCPEMSVAFWAVWYLLGMTLATLIGALLGPRFLRW, encoded by the coding sequence ATGAAAACCGACGACCTGATTTCGCTTCTCTCGACAGGGGTCACGCCCGTCGATACCGGCCTGTCGCGACGCCGCTTCGTGCGCGCGTTGCTGCTGGGCGGCATGGGTTCATTCGTGCTCATGCTGGCCGTCTACGGCTTGCGACACGACCTCGCTGTTGTATCGCGCACACCGCTCTTCTGGGCGCGCTTCGCATTTCCCGCAACACTTGCCGCGTGCGCGCTGTTCCTGGCGGCGCGCCTGTCGCGCCCGGGGACGAACATCGGCGCATTCTGGGCAATGCCCGCCGTGCCGATCCTTGTAGTGTGGAGCGCTGCGGTCGCGGTCCTGTGCCTGGCTTCCCCCGATGCCCGCATACCACTTGTAATGGGCACGACGTGGCGCTCATGCCCGTTCAATATCGTGTTGCTTTCGGTGCCGGCTTTTGTCGCCGTGTTCTGGGCGATTCGCGGACTTGCACCCACGCGGTTGCGACTCGCGGGTGCCGCGGGCGGCATGCTGGCGGGAACTATCGCGACCATGGCGTACTGCCTGCATTGTCCCGAGATGAGCGTAGCCTTCTGGGCTGTCTGGTACTTGCTTGGCATGACGCTAGCTACGCTGATCGGCGCGTTGCTCGGTCCGCGTTTCCTGCGCTGGTAA
- a CDS encoding sigma-70 family RNA polymerase sigma factor produces MKRITQGNGVSGVEERLKSLFVRGLDGDAVAYRAFLDDLTGHLRGFLRKRIHYLQDDIEDIVQEILLAVHNSRHTYRPDEPLTAWVHAIARYKLMDFFRARSRREALNDPLDETLDIFAISDEEPADAKRDIGKLLEQLPDRHRLPIVHVKLEGLSVTETATLTGMSESAVKVGIHRGLKALAAKIRGTA; encoded by the coding sequence ATGAAGCGAATAACACAAGGTAATGGCGTGTCGGGTGTCGAAGAGCGGCTGAAGTCGCTCTTCGTACGCGGCCTGGATGGCGACGCGGTTGCGTATCGTGCGTTTCTGGACGACCTGACGGGACACCTGCGCGGTTTCCTGAGGAAACGTATCCATTATCTTCAGGACGACATCGAAGACATCGTGCAGGAAATCCTGCTGGCGGTGCACAACAGCCGCCATACATATCGTCCGGACGAACCGCTGACGGCGTGGGTGCACGCCATTGCGCGTTACAAGCTGATGGATTTCTTTCGGGCGAGATCACGGCGCGAAGCGCTGAATGATCCGCTCGACGAGACGCTCGATATCTTCGCAATTTCAGATGAAGAGCCCGCCGACGCGAAACGTGATATCGGCAAGTTGCTCGAGCAGTTGCCGGACCGTCACCGGTTGCCGATCGTGCATGTGAAGCTGGAGGGTCTTTCCGTGACCGAGACAGCCACGCTGACGGGCATGTCGGAGTCGGCGGTCAAAGTGGGCATTCACCGAGGATTGAAAGCGCTGGCAGCAAAAATTCGAGGCACCGCATGA